A window of Esox lucius isolate fEsoLuc1 chromosome 18, fEsoLuc1.pri, whole genome shotgun sequence contains these coding sequences:
- the myt1la gene encoding myelin transcription factor 1-like, a isoform X3: MRLRSAIGRVPKGSEFRWRRQHRSYSAALLQAVMEVDMSVGNTPDTEESRLSLLINPQTSRFSVYRVDRMEKTLRVYGCPLAKKRKTLEKQPMEPAPKRKTFLLPPDPDEDPAAMFPPYEPEPMDEGKEQGEVDGEIQDEEEEEDGGEEEGDEIEEEEGFSEDNEEQGEEEEEGDEEEEEEEIERLVVCPQEGEQMEEGVEEAEDGDDEEQEEQEDEGDEDEQEEEEEDDEEEEEEEQSHPEPVRAERSLLPFLTTENRYKNGGQSKHHLMGQKDNNSGPGPNIGPNGEEYENYDELVAKSLLNLGKIAEDAAYQAMTESEMNSNSSNSAGEDEDEDDEEGSEHGGTRKGELSVDLDSDVVRETVDSLKLLAQGHGAVLADDGYPVGTGLEDGGHSNGRPHHHGVRGQAEESEEEVCLSSLECLRNQCFDLARKLSETSPSDCPGHPGLQHHQAHQNHHHMQLQTDHQHQAPGHHLPRYEGCQQGQQPGQQPDDCGSLERSYSDMVNLMKLEEQLSPASRGRYAAGCQQDGDEDTTSVASDRSDEAFDMTKGNLSLLEKAIAMESERAKVMRERMASEGHQARRDNHNHHRSNGEHSPRQSSGMEERKSRMHHDGSKRAYYPKDSSRGDKKESKCPTPGCDGTGHVTGLYPHHRSLSGCPHKDRVPPEILAMYENVLKCPTPGCSGRGHVNSNRNSHRSLSGCPIAAAEKMVKVQEKHIPCDGGPKSNQASDRVLRPMCFVKQLEIPQYGYKNNVSTSTPRSNLAKELEKYSKTSFDYGQGYDSQQHAYSGGKRGLVPKAHGRDTSPKGYDAKRYCKSPASSTTSSYAPSSSSLSCGGGGGGGGSSASSTCSKSSFDYTHDMEAAHMAATAILNLSTRCREMPHGLGDKPQDLLSQSPDGDVDDSSTLDLSMSRGQPGGPEGSGTVLTPLQPMSPQRQALLNSSRCYQMSEADCWDLPVDYTKIKRITDDDHKEHTGAEDLRFSPFEKEEMKEEMSNQGNALTFTQLLSEAHNCGLMADDLDPFQDLLEEQRYGGDMTMPSPKHNLSSCQLADKSIRSMMTTNAQDLKCPTPGCDGSGHITGNYASHRRPFPSSLSGCPRAKKSGIKILHSKEDKDDQEPIRCPVPGCDGQGHVTGKYASHRSASGCPLAAKRQKDGYVNGSQFAWKSGKTDGMSCPTPGCDGSGHVSGSFLTHRSLSGCPRATSAMKKARMTGVEMLTIKQRASKGIENDEEIKQLDEEIKDLNESNNQVESDMIKLRTQITTMETNLKSIEEENKVIEQQNDSLLHELANLSQTLINSLANIQLPHMKPMPQKEAPVKHSCCLQMPHREPMNEQNFDTYVSTLTDMYTHQDQYQSPENKALLENIKQAVQGIQV; encoded by the exons ATGCGGTTGAGAAGCGCCATCGGACGCGTTCCAAAGGGGTCCGAG TTCCGGTGGAGACGGCAGCACAGGAGTTATTCAG CTGCCCTACTCCAGGCTGTGATGGAAGTGGACATGTCAGTGGGAAATACGCCAGACACCGAAG AATCTCGGCTATCCCTTCTGATAAATCCCCAGACTTCCAGATTCTCAGTTTATCGCGTGGACAGGATGGAAAAAACACTCCG TGTATATGGCTGCCCTCTGGCCAAGAAGAGGAAGACCCTGGAGAAACAGCCCATGGAGCCTGCCCCCAAGCGGAAGACCTTCCTACTCCCCCCTGACCCAGACGAGGACCCCGCTGCCATGTTCCCCCCCTATGAGCCTGAACCCATGGATGAGGGGAAGGAACAGGGGGAGGTAGACGGGGAGATCCAggacgaagaggaggaggaggatgggggggaagaggagggagacgaaatagaagaggaagaaggatTTTCGGAGGATAATGAGGAGCAGggcgaggaagaggaggaaggagatgaggaggaagaggaggaggaaatagAGAGGCTGGTGGTCTGCCCGCAGGAGGGGGAGCAGATGGAGGAAGGGGTGGAGGAAGCAGAGGACGGGGACGATGAAGAgcaagaggaacaggaggatgAGGGGGACGAAGATgagcaggaagaggaagaggaagatgacgaagaggaggaggaggaagaacagagtcACCCTGAGCCAG TAAGGGCTGAAAGGTCTCTCCTTCCTTTCCTGACCACAGAGAACCGGTACAAAAATGGCGGTCAATCAAAGCATCACCTTATGGGGCAGAAGGATAACAACAGTGGACCCGGTCCGAACATCGGCCCGAATGGCGAAGAGTATGAAAACTATGATGAGCTGGTGGCCAAGTCCCTTCTCAACCTGGGGAAGATCGCAGAGGACGCTGCCTACCAGGCCATGACAGAGTCAGAGATGAACAGCAACTCCTCCAACAGCGCCGGTGAGGACGAGGACGAGGACGACGAAGAGGGGAGCGAGCACGGCGGGACGAGGAAGGGCGAGTTGAGCGTGGACCTGGACAGTGACGTGGTCAGGGAGACGGTGGACTCGCTCAAGCTGTTAGCGCAGGGCCACGGCGCGGTGCTGGCCGACGACGGCTACCCGGTGGGAACCGGGTTGGAGGATGGCGGCCATTCCAATGGGCGGCCCCACCACCacggggtcaggggtcaggctGAGGAGAGCGAGGAGGAGGTGTGTCTCAGCAGTCTGGAGTGTCTGAGGAACCAGTGTTTCGACCTGGCCCGGAAACTAAGCGAGACGTCGCCGTCCGACTGCCCTGGGCACCCCGGCCTGCAGCACCACCAGGCTCACCAGAACCATCACCACATGCAGCTTCAAACGGATCACCAGCACCAGGCTCCGGGACACCATCTTCCCCGGTACGAGGGCTGTCAACAGGGCCAGCAGCCTGGCCAGCAGCCAGACGACTGCGGGTCCCTGGAGCGCAGCTACTCGGACATGGTCAACCTGATGAAACTTGAGGAGCAGCTGAGCCCGGCCTCAAGGGGGCGCTATGCAGCCGGCTGCCAGCAGGACGGCGACGAGGACACCACGTCAGTGGCGTCGGACCGCTCGGACGAGGCCTTCGACATGACCAAAGGCAACCTCTCCTTGCTGGAGAAGGCCATCGCCATGGAGTCGGAGCGGGCCAAGGTCATGAGGGAACGCATGGCCTCGGAGGGACATCAGGCCCGGAGGGATAATCATAATCATCACCGCAGCAACGGGGAGCACAGCCCCCGGCAGAGCAGCGGGATGGAGGAGCGCAAGTCCAGGATGCACCATGACGGGTCCAAGAGAGCGTATTACCCTAAAG aTTCCTCGAGGGGGGACAAGAAGGAGAGTAAATGTCCCACACCAGGCTGCGATGGGACAGGCCACGTCACCGGTCTCTACCCCCACCACAGGAGCCTGTCAGGCTGCCCCCACAAGGACAGGGTGCCTCCAGAGA TTCTTgcaatgtatgaaaatgttctAAAGTGCCCTACACCTGGCTGTTCGGGGCGTGGCCATGTCAATAGCAACAGGAACTCCCACCGCAG TCTCTCGGGATGCCCCATTGCTGCGGCAGAGAAGATGGTGAAAGTCCAGGAAAAGCACATCCCGTGTGACGGCGGACCCAAGTCCAACCAGGCATCCGACCGCGTGCTGAG GCCAATGTGCTTTGTGAAACAGCTGGAGATCCCACAGTACGGTTACAAAAATAACGTCTCCACCAGCACGCCGCGCTCCAACCTGGCCAAGGAGCTGGAGAAGTACTCCAAGACCAGTTTCGACTACGGCCAAGGCTACGACAGCCAGCAGCACGCCTACAGTGGGGGGAAGAGAGGCCTGGTCCCCAAGGCCCACGGGAGGGACACCTCACCTAAGGGATATGACG CCAAACGCTACTGTAAGAGCCCGGCTAGCAGCACGACGAGCAGCTACGCTCCCAGCAGCAGCAGCCTGAGCTGCGGAGGGGGCGGGGGCGGGGGAGGCAGCAGCGCCAGCAGCACCTGCAGCAAGAGCAGCTTCGACTACACGCACGACATGGAGGCCGCCCACATGGCCGCCACGGCCATCCTCAACCTGTCCACCAGGTGCCGCGAGATGCCCCACGGCCTGGGAGACAAGCCCCAGGACCTCCTCTCCCAG aGTCCTGATGGGGACGTGGACGACAGCAGCACCCTGGACCTGAGTATGAGTCGGGGACAGCCGGGGGGTCCGGAGGGGAGCGGCACGGTGCTGACGCCCCTACAGCCCATGTCCCCCCAGCGCCAGGCCCTGCTCAACAGCAGCCGCTGCTACCAGATGAGCGAGGCCGACTGCTGGGACCTTCCCGTGGACTACACCAAAATCAAGCGCATCACAGACGACGATCACAAAGAG CACACAGGAGCAGAAGATCTGAGGTTCAGCCCCTTTGAGAAGGAGGAAATGAAAGAGGAGATGAGTAATCAAGGAAATGCATTGACATTCACCCAATTGCTCAGTGAAGCACACAACTGTGGACTCATG GCTGATGACCTGGACCCCTTCCAGGACCTCCTGGAGGAGCAACGCTACGGAGGAGACATGACCATGCCCAGCCCCAAACACAA tCTGTCGAGCTGCCAGTTAGCTGACAAAAGTATCCGCAGTATGATGACGACCAACGCGCAAGACCTCAA GTGTCCCACTCCAGGATGTGACGGGTCTGGACACATCACTGGGAACTACGCCTCACACAGGAG ACCTTTCCCCTCTAGTCTGTCAGGCTGTCCACGGGCGAAGAAGAGCGGGATTAAGATACTGCACAGCAAGGAAGACAAGGACGACCAGGAACCGATCAG GTGTCCCGTTCCGGGCTGTGATGGACAAGGTCACGTGACGGGGAAGTATGCGTCTCACCGCAGCGCCTCAGGCTGCCCCCTGGCGGCCAAGAGGCAGAAGGACGGGTACGTCAACGGCTCCCAGTTTGCCTGGAAGTCGGGGAAGACGGACGGCATGTCGTGTCCAACCCCGGGCTGCGACGGCTCGGGACACGTCAGTGGGAGCTTCTTGACCCATCGGAG TCTCTCCGGGTGTCCCCGTGCCACTTCAGCCATGAAGAAAGCCAGAATGACTGGGGTAGAAATGTTGACAATCAAGCAACGGGCTAGCAAAG GAATTGAGAATGATGAGGAAATCAAACAGCTGGATGAAGAAATCAAAGATCTAAACGAATCGAACAATCAAGTGGAGTCAGATATGATTAAACTTAGGACACAA ATCACCACCATGGAGACTAACCTGAAGTCCATAGAGGAGGAAAACAAAGTCATTGAGCAGCAGAACGACTCCCTACTTCATGAGCTCGCCAACCTCAGCCAAACTCTGATCAACAGCTTAGCTAATATCCAGCTGCCACATATG AAACCGATGCCACAGAAAGAGGCCCCAGTTAAACATAGCTGCTGTTTACAGATGCCCCACAGA GAGCCAATGAATGAACAAAACTTTGACACTTATGTGAGTACTTTGACAGACATGTACACCCATCAGGACCAATACCAGAGTCCGGAAAACAAGGCCCTGTTGGAAAATATCAAACAAGCTGTGCAAGGAATCCAAGTGTAG
- the myt1la gene encoding myelin transcription factor 1-like, a isoform X14, producing the protein MEVDAVEKRHRTRSKGVRVPVETAAQELFSCPTPGCDGSGHVSGKYARHRSVYGCPLAKKRKTLEKQPMEPAPKRKTFLLPPDPDEDPAAMFPPYEPEPMDEGKEQGEVDGEIQDEEEEEDGGEEEGDEIEEEEGFSEDNEEQGEEEEEGDEEEEEEEIERLVVCPQEGEQMEEGVEEAEDGDDEEQEEQEDEGDEDEQEEEEEDDEEEEEEEQSHPEPVRAERSLLPFLTTENRYKNGGQSKHHLMGQKDNNSGPGPNIGPNGEEYENYDELVAKSLLNLGKIAEDAAYQAMTESEMNSNSSNSAGEDEDEDDEEGSEHGGTRKGELSVDLDSDVVRETVDSLKLLAQGHGAVLADDGYPVGTGLEDGGHSNGRPHHHGVRGQAEESEEEVCLSSLECLRNQCFDLARKLSETSPSDCPGHPGLQHHQAHQNHHHMQLQTDHQHQAPGHHLPRYEGCQQGQQPGQQPDDCGSLERSYSDMVNLMKLEEQLSPASRGRYAAGCQQDGDEDTTSVASDRSDEAFDMTKGNLSLLEKAIAMESERAKVMRERMASEGHQARRDNHNHHRSNGEHSPRQSSGMEERKSRMHHDGSKRAYYPKDSSRGDKKESKCPTPGCDGTGHVTGLYPHHRSLSGCPHKDRVPPEILAMYENVLKCPTPGCSGRGHVNSNRNSHRSLSGCPIAAAEKMVKVQEKHIPCDGGPKSNQASDRVLRPMCFVKQLEIPQYGYKNNVSTSTPRSNLAKELEKYSKTSFDYGQGYDSQQHAYSGGKRGLVPKAHGRDTSPKGYDAKRYCKSPASSTTSSYAPSSSSLSCGGGGGGGGSSASSTCSKSSFDYTHDMEAAHMAATAILNLSTRCREMPHGLGDKPQDLLSQSPDGDVDDSSTLDLSMSRGQPGGPEGSGTVLTPLQPMSPQRQALLNSSRCYQMSEADCWDLPVDYTKIKRITDDDHKEHTGAEDLRFSPFEKEEMKEEMSNQGNALTFTQLLSEAHNCGLMADDLDPFQDLLEEQRYGGDMTMPSPKHKYAPCKESKKELITLSSCQLADKSIRSMMTTNAQDLKCPTPGCDGSGHITGNYASHRSLSGCPRAKKSGIKILHSKEDKDDQEPIRCPVPGCDGQGHVTGKYASHRSASGCPLAAKRQKDGYVNGSQFAWKSGKTDGMSCPTPGCDGSGHVSGSFLTHRSLSGCPRATSAMKKARMTGVEMLTIKQRASKGIENDEEIKQLDEEIKDLNESNNQVESDMIKLRTQITTMETNLKSIEEENKVIEQQNDSLLHELANLSQTLINSLANIQLPHMEPMNEQNFDTYVSTLTDMYTHQDQYQSPENKALLENIKQAVQGIQV; encoded by the exons ATGGAGGTGGATGCGGTTGAGAAGCGCCATCGGACGCGTTCCAAAGGGGTCCGAG TTCCGGTGGAGACGGCAGCACAGGAGTTATTCAG CTGCCCTACTCCAGGCTGTGATGGAAGTGGACATGTCAGTGGGAAATACGCCAGACACCGAAG TGTATATGGCTGCCCTCTGGCCAAGAAGAGGAAGACCCTGGAGAAACAGCCCATGGAGCCTGCCCCCAAGCGGAAGACCTTCCTACTCCCCCCTGACCCAGACGAGGACCCCGCTGCCATGTTCCCCCCCTATGAGCCTGAACCCATGGATGAGGGGAAGGAACAGGGGGAGGTAGACGGGGAGATCCAggacgaagaggaggaggaggatgggggggaagaggagggagacgaaatagaagaggaagaaggatTTTCGGAGGATAATGAGGAGCAGggcgaggaagaggaggaaggagatgaggaggaagaggaggaggaaatagAGAGGCTGGTGGTCTGCCCGCAGGAGGGGGAGCAGATGGAGGAAGGGGTGGAGGAAGCAGAGGACGGGGACGATGAAGAgcaagaggaacaggaggatgAGGGGGACGAAGATgagcaggaagaggaagaggaagatgacgaagaggaggaggaggaagaacagagtcACCCTGAGCCAG TAAGGGCTGAAAGGTCTCTCCTTCCTTTCCTGACCACAGAGAACCGGTACAAAAATGGCGGTCAATCAAAGCATCACCTTATGGGGCAGAAGGATAACAACAGTGGACCCGGTCCGAACATCGGCCCGAATGGCGAAGAGTATGAAAACTATGATGAGCTGGTGGCCAAGTCCCTTCTCAACCTGGGGAAGATCGCAGAGGACGCTGCCTACCAGGCCATGACAGAGTCAGAGATGAACAGCAACTCCTCCAACAGCGCCGGTGAGGACGAGGACGAGGACGACGAAGAGGGGAGCGAGCACGGCGGGACGAGGAAGGGCGAGTTGAGCGTGGACCTGGACAGTGACGTGGTCAGGGAGACGGTGGACTCGCTCAAGCTGTTAGCGCAGGGCCACGGCGCGGTGCTGGCCGACGACGGCTACCCGGTGGGAACCGGGTTGGAGGATGGCGGCCATTCCAATGGGCGGCCCCACCACCacggggtcaggggtcaggctGAGGAGAGCGAGGAGGAGGTGTGTCTCAGCAGTCTGGAGTGTCTGAGGAACCAGTGTTTCGACCTGGCCCGGAAACTAAGCGAGACGTCGCCGTCCGACTGCCCTGGGCACCCCGGCCTGCAGCACCACCAGGCTCACCAGAACCATCACCACATGCAGCTTCAAACGGATCACCAGCACCAGGCTCCGGGACACCATCTTCCCCGGTACGAGGGCTGTCAACAGGGCCAGCAGCCTGGCCAGCAGCCAGACGACTGCGGGTCCCTGGAGCGCAGCTACTCGGACATGGTCAACCTGATGAAACTTGAGGAGCAGCTGAGCCCGGCCTCAAGGGGGCGCTATGCAGCCGGCTGCCAGCAGGACGGCGACGAGGACACCACGTCAGTGGCGTCGGACCGCTCGGACGAGGCCTTCGACATGACCAAAGGCAACCTCTCCTTGCTGGAGAAGGCCATCGCCATGGAGTCGGAGCGGGCCAAGGTCATGAGGGAACGCATGGCCTCGGAGGGACATCAGGCCCGGAGGGATAATCATAATCATCACCGCAGCAACGGGGAGCACAGCCCCCGGCAGAGCAGCGGGATGGAGGAGCGCAAGTCCAGGATGCACCATGACGGGTCCAAGAGAGCGTATTACCCTAAAG aTTCCTCGAGGGGGGACAAGAAGGAGAGTAAATGTCCCACACCAGGCTGCGATGGGACAGGCCACGTCACCGGTCTCTACCCCCACCACAGGAGCCTGTCAGGCTGCCCCCACAAGGACAGGGTGCCTCCAGAGA TTCTTgcaatgtatgaaaatgttctAAAGTGCCCTACACCTGGCTGTTCGGGGCGTGGCCATGTCAATAGCAACAGGAACTCCCACCGCAG TCTCTCGGGATGCCCCATTGCTGCGGCAGAGAAGATGGTGAAAGTCCAGGAAAAGCACATCCCGTGTGACGGCGGACCCAAGTCCAACCAGGCATCCGACCGCGTGCTGAG GCCAATGTGCTTTGTGAAACAGCTGGAGATCCCACAGTACGGTTACAAAAATAACGTCTCCACCAGCACGCCGCGCTCCAACCTGGCCAAGGAGCTGGAGAAGTACTCCAAGACCAGTTTCGACTACGGCCAAGGCTACGACAGCCAGCAGCACGCCTACAGTGGGGGGAAGAGAGGCCTGGTCCCCAAGGCCCACGGGAGGGACACCTCACCTAAGGGATATGACG CCAAACGCTACTGTAAGAGCCCGGCTAGCAGCACGACGAGCAGCTACGCTCCCAGCAGCAGCAGCCTGAGCTGCGGAGGGGGCGGGGGCGGGGGAGGCAGCAGCGCCAGCAGCACCTGCAGCAAGAGCAGCTTCGACTACACGCACGACATGGAGGCCGCCCACATGGCCGCCACGGCCATCCTCAACCTGTCCACCAGGTGCCGCGAGATGCCCCACGGCCTGGGAGACAAGCCCCAGGACCTCCTCTCCCAG aGTCCTGATGGGGACGTGGACGACAGCAGCACCCTGGACCTGAGTATGAGTCGGGGACAGCCGGGGGGTCCGGAGGGGAGCGGCACGGTGCTGACGCCCCTACAGCCCATGTCCCCCCAGCGCCAGGCCCTGCTCAACAGCAGCCGCTGCTACCAGATGAGCGAGGCCGACTGCTGGGACCTTCCCGTGGACTACACCAAAATCAAGCGCATCACAGACGACGATCACAAAGAG CACACAGGAGCAGAAGATCTGAGGTTCAGCCCCTTTGAGAAGGAGGAAATGAAAGAGGAGATGAGTAATCAAGGAAATGCATTGACATTCACCCAATTGCTCAGTGAAGCACACAACTGTGGACTCATG GCTGATGACCTGGACCCCTTCCAGGACCTCCTGGAGGAGCAACGCTACGGAGGAGACATGACCATGCCCAGCCCCAAACACAAGTACGCGCCCTGCAAAGAGAGCAAGAAGGAGCTCATCAC tCTGTCGAGCTGCCAGTTAGCTGACAAAAGTATCCGCAGTATGATGACGACCAACGCGCAAGACCTCAA GTGTCCCACTCCAGGATGTGACGGGTCTGGACACATCACTGGGAACTACGCCTCACACAGGAG TCTGTCAGGCTGTCCACGGGCGAAGAAGAGCGGGATTAAGATACTGCACAGCAAGGAAGACAAGGACGACCAGGAACCGATCAG GTGTCCCGTTCCGGGCTGTGATGGACAAGGTCACGTGACGGGGAAGTATGCGTCTCACCGCAGCGCCTCAGGCTGCCCCCTGGCGGCCAAGAGGCAGAAGGACGGGTACGTCAACGGCTCCCAGTTTGCCTGGAAGTCGGGGAAGACGGACGGCATGTCGTGTCCAACCCCGGGCTGCGACGGCTCGGGACACGTCAGTGGGAGCTTCTTGACCCATCGGAG TCTCTCCGGGTGTCCCCGTGCCACTTCAGCCATGAAGAAAGCCAGAATGACTGGGGTAGAAATGTTGACAATCAAGCAACGGGCTAGCAAAG GAATTGAGAATGATGAGGAAATCAAACAGCTGGATGAAGAAATCAAAGATCTAAACGAATCGAACAATCAAGTGGAGTCAGATATGATTAAACTTAGGACACAA ATCACCACCATGGAGACTAACCTGAAGTCCATAGAGGAGGAAAACAAAGTCATTGAGCAGCAGAACGACTCCCTACTTCATGAGCTCGCCAACCTCAGCCAAACTCTGATCAACAGCTTAGCTAATATCCAGCTGCCACATATG GAGCCAATGAATGAACAAAACTTTGACACTTATGTGAGTACTTTGACAGACATGTACACCCATCAGGACCAATACCAGAGTCCGGAAAACAAGGCCCTGTTGGAAAATATCAAACAAGCTGTGCAAGGAATCCAAGTGTAG